A stretch of Synechococcus sp. WH 8020 DNA encodes these proteins:
- a CDS encoding sigma-70 family RNA polymerase sigma factor: MVSSLSAFLGEIGRHQLLTPEQELTLGRKVQAMAALTERCTMAGGEGDACVYSDEEKRIIKRGEKAKNQMITANLRLVVNLAKRYQGKGLDLLDLIQEGTLGLTRAVEKYDPTRGHRFSTYAYWWIRQGLNRALSTQSRTIRIPVNVNEKLTRLRAAKARLMQSNGLTPSAEQLAECMKLPVSEVEDLLGCELRSVTVSLQGVVKSKSDPSELVDVLPSDEIPPMERAEIAERTDSAWNLLDNSNLTPKERTIVMLRFGLDGSHEWRTLAEVARQMNCSREYCRQVVQRALRKLRKTSIQHGLVEPAH, from the coding sequence ATGGTGAGTTCTCTGAGTGCTTTTCTCGGCGAAATCGGTCGGCATCAGCTGTTGACGCCTGAACAGGAATTAACCTTGGGCAGGAAGGTGCAGGCCATGGCAGCTCTCACTGAGCGCTGCACAATGGCCGGTGGCGAAGGGGATGCATGCGTTTACAGCGACGAAGAGAAGCGCATTATCAAGCGAGGAGAAAAGGCAAAAAATCAAATGATCACGGCCAATTTAAGGTTGGTAGTGAATCTTGCGAAGCGATATCAAGGCAAGGGACTTGATCTTCTTGACCTGATCCAAGAAGGCACACTTGGACTAACCAGAGCCGTTGAAAAATACGATCCCACCCGAGGCCATCGGTTTTCCACCTACGCCTATTGGTGGATTCGACAAGGATTGAACCGAGCCCTTTCGACACAAAGTAGAACGATTCGGATCCCTGTGAATGTCAATGAAAAACTGACGAGATTACGCGCTGCTAAAGCGCGACTCATGCAAAGCAATGGACTTACCCCATCCGCCGAGCAATTGGCCGAATGCATGAAGTTGCCAGTCAGCGAAGTTGAGGACTTGTTGGGCTGTGAACTTCGCAGCGTCACCGTGAGCTTGCAGGGAGTGGTGAAGTCAAAATCCGATCCGTCCGAACTGGTGGATGTCCTTCCCAGCGATGAAATTCCACCGATGGAGCGGGCTGAAATCGCCGAGCGCACAGATTCCGCCTGGAATCTGCTCGACAATTCGAACCTGACTCCGAAAGAGAGAACCATCGTCATGCTGCGGTTTGGACTGGATGGAAGCCACGAGTGGCGCACCCTTGCCGAGGTCGCCCGACAGATGAATTGCAGCAGAGAATATTGCCGTCAGGTGGTGCAACGGGCTTTACGCAAACTGCGCAAAACCAGCATCCAGCACGGCTTGGTGGAACCCGCCCACTGA
- a CDS encoding YkvA family protein gives MTDASSCTDSVFEADVIDSSVIDEGVFQRLLRRAGRTIAAPALEALEMVLDQSTPPQARLTMLAALAYLLIPTDLIPDFLPVAGFSDDLVALTAVIGLCSKHITPDIRLRAQRRLDRWFPLGRS, from the coding sequence ATGACTGATGCCTCTTCCTGCACTGATTCCGTTTTTGAAGCTGACGTGATCGACAGCTCCGTCATCGATGAGGGAGTGTTTCAACGACTATTAAGGCGCGCGGGAAGGACGATTGCAGCTCCAGCCCTAGAAGCCCTCGAGATGGTGCTGGATCAGAGCACTCCTCCTCAGGCAAGGCTCACGATGCTGGCAGCGCTGGCCTACCTCCTCATACCGACCGATCTCATCCCCGACTTTTTGCCCGTCGCGGGTTTTAGCGATGACCTTGTTGCCTTAACAGCTGTGATCGGTTTATGCAGTAAGCACATCACACCGGACATTCGTCTACGGGCACAACGCAGACTGGATCGATGGTTTCCCCTCGGACGCTCATGA
- a CDS encoding phosphate-starvation-inducible PsiE family protein produces MPQARRKRRSFLLLVDSAEQQVAKLLTVITAVVIVAALIQLTIRVSLALIYTERNSYWLGDGLIKILGDLLTVLIALEVLQNVTSYLRKHVIQIELVLVTALTAVARKVIVLPAGSENKPQLLIGLGIASIALAGSYWLVKRSSPLDSTARQEDWNSQTNTERAIQSQDEDLSSPGGDDDGLQSRADLPR; encoded by the coding sequence GTGCCTCAGGCCCGTCGCAAACGTCGATCCTTCCTGTTGCTCGTCGACTCCGCAGAGCAACAAGTAGCCAAGCTGCTCACGGTCATCACAGCCGTGGTGATTGTGGCCGCCCTGATTCAACTCACGATTCGGGTCAGCCTTGCGCTGATTTATACCGAGCGCAATTCCTATTGGCTCGGTGATGGGCTGATCAAAATTCTTGGAGATCTCCTCACCGTCCTGATTGCCCTTGAAGTTCTTCAGAACGTCACCAGCTACCTCAGGAAACATGTCATCCAGATTGAGCTCGTTCTGGTAACAGCTTTAACGGCTGTTGCCCGAAAAGTGATTGTTTTACCTGCAGGATCTGAAAACAAACCGCAACTTCTGATTGGGCTTGGTATCGCTTCGATTGCCCTTGCCGGCTCCTACTGGCTCGTCAAACGCTCAAGCCCTCTTGATTCAACGGCAAGACAGGAGGACTGGAATTCACAGACCAATACAGAGCGAGCCATACAGTCCCAGGATGAGGATCTGTCCTCGCCAGGCGGTGACGACGATGGGCTGCAATCAAGAGCTGATCTCCCGCGCTGA